A stretch of Caenorhabditis elegans chromosome IV DNA encodes these proteins:
- the ccg-1 gene encoding Conserved Cysteine/Glycine domain protein (Product from WormBase gene class ccg;~Confirmed by transcript evidence), translated as MMRSSFFVLLALIALSQAIVRRDASGPTLVLRDNCKIIPAGGCSCDVKEGNDEVVIREYDSVDQCKKSVEMATAENKKDLNEEIKQKYGDFKENCFPKPSGGCKCNVDLGHGEEVAEYSADADCKKSIESVTAEHKKELNEEIKEKFGAFKENCFPKPSGGCKCNEKDANGNEVVTAYNNPDQCKVRGKRDVGATVQRQPANIARANVKDVKQAQPNYDVRDPVRERAQANYAAVVDELKNKFKGLKEGCFPRPKGCLCVIGKTPEGRDITERRMKDVDCKCKEGERGPECPAN; from the exons ATGATGAGGAGttcgttttttgttcttcttgcTTTGATTGCCCTTTCTCAG GCCATAGTTCGTCGTGATGCCTCCGGTCCAACACTTGTGCTCCGTGACAACTGTAAGATCATTCCAGCCGGTGGATGCTCCTGTGACGTCAAGGAGGGAAACGATGAGGTTGTGATCCGTGAATATGACAGTGTTGATCAATGTAAGAAGTCTGTGGAAATGGCCACAGCTGAGAACAAGAAGGATTTGAACGaagaaatcaaacaaaaatacgGAGATTTCAAGGAAAACTGTTTCCCAAAACCATCGGGTGGATGCAAGTGCAACGTGGATCTTGGACATGGTGAGGAGGTGGCCGAGTACTCCGCAGACGCTGATTGCAAGAAATCCATTGAATCAGTGACAGCTGAGCACAAGAAAGAGCTCAACGAGGAGATTAAGGAGAAATTCGGAGCATTCAAGGAAAACTGCTTCCCAAAGCCTTCCGGTGGATGCAAGTGCAATGAGAAAGACGCCAATGGAAATGAAGTTGTGACTGCCTACAATAACCCAGATCAATGCAAAGTTCGTGGAAAGAGAGATGTCGGAGCAACAGTTCAACGTCAACCAGCCAATATTGCCAGAGCTAATGTGAAAGATGTGAAGCAGGCTCAGCCAAATTATGACGTCAGAGATCCAGTGAG AGAGCGCGCCCAAGCCAACTACGCCGCAGTCGTCGATGAGCTAAAGAACAAGTTCAAGGGGCTTAAGGAAGGATGTTTCCCAAGACCAAAAGGATGTCTCTGTGTTATTGGAAAAACTCCAGAAGGACGTGATATTACTGAGAGAAGAATGAAGGATGTTGACTGCAAGTGCAAGGAAGGAGAACGTGGACCTGAGTGCCCAgctaactaa